The proteins below are encoded in one region of Oncorhynchus kisutch isolate 150728-3 linkage group LG14, Okis_V2, whole genome shotgun sequence:
- the LOC109903106 gene encoding ras-related protein Rab-39B, producing the protein MDILWQYQFRIILLGDSTVGKSSLLKRFTDGIYSDVADPTVGVDFYARSLDIEPGIKIKLQLWDTAGQERFRSITTSYYRNSVGGLLVFDLTNHKTFDHVREWHKEVSEHILPHNMVYILIGHKSDLNKDRKVTQDEAEQLAAEMGIRYVETSAKCNSNVDRAFQLLSRDIYELMKMGQITTRDGWDGVKSGLTTRVLYPGDEDIELEPREKSCNC; encoded by the exons ATGGATATTTTGTGGCAATATCAATTCAGGATCATTTTGCTAGGAGACTCAACGGTAGGGAAATCATCTTTGCTGAAGCGGTTTACAGATGGAATTTACAGCGATGTAGCGGATCCAACGGTCGGTGTTGATTTTTATGCCCGTTCGCTAGACATCGAGCCAGGGATTAAAATCAAGCTTCAACTGTGGGACACGGCTGGACAGGAACGATTTAG GTCCATCACCACTTCCTACTACCGTAACTCAGTGGGCGGGCTCCTCGTGTTTGACCTGACCAATCACAAGACCTTCGACCACGTGAGGGAGTGGCACAAGGAAGTGAGCGAGCACATCCTGCCGCACAACATGGTCTACATCCTGATTGGCCACAAAAGCGACCTTAACAAGGACCGGAAGGTGACGCAGGATGAGGCTGAGCAGCTGGCGGCGGAGATGGGGATACGCTATGTGGAGACGTCGGCTAAGTGCAACAGCAACGTGGACCGGGCCTTCCAGCTGCTCAGCAGGGACATCTATGAGCTGATGAAGATGGGGCAGATCACCACGAGGGACGGATGGGATGGGGTGAAGAGTGGCCTCACTACCAGGGTCCTGTACCCGGGCGATGAGGACATTGAGCTGGAGCCGAGGGAGAAGAGTTGCAACTGCTGA